Within Candidatus Zixiibacteriota bacterium, the genomic segment TTCTCCAGGGCAGGCATCATAATCTTTTGTATAAGGCGGATCGACTTTATGCTCTTTCAGGATTATGCCGCCCAACCCCGTTTCCTTTATTGTTAGCATGCTATTAACGGTGAAGGCCATGGGCGTTTCTGCATACTCGGTCAAATTAGAACTGTCTTCTTCTCTAATATGAATGTTCATGTGTTTTCCTATGGCTAACATAATATTACACAGCACCTATTAATGGTAGTCATACTTCGACTCCGCTAAGTATGACGGGTTAGGGGGAGACAATCACCCCGGCCCAAACAAGTTTGAGCCGGGCACCCAATTCGAATATGTACTGAGGAATCCCACAGCAAGCTGTGGACCACCAATAAGGCTGCATACATAATCACTAAATAGGATTGTCGAAACTGAGGACAGTTTCAACCTACATCAATAATATGAATTACTATCGTACGAGGGGGAGGATGTTGTTGGGGTCGAATTTCTGTTTGATCTTGCGTGAGTAAATCGCATCGGCGGAATCGTCGGCATCCCCCAACGCCGCCAATACGCCAGCCCGCGAGATTTCCTTTTGGATCATCGTCGCGAAATCATCCGCGCCGGTCGATGGCATCACCCTGAAGGTTGCCGAGACAATCAACCCCAACAATCCCCACGACCCGGCATAAAGCTTCACGATATCATATCCCGAAACCGATTTGAAACAGGCGGAGCCGGGTTTGATAATCTCTCCCTGTGGGGTGACTATTTCAGCTTGAATGAAATACTTGGCAAGGGGTACGTCGTGGTCATGCATGAACCCGGTCAGACCGGTGCCAACGGCACCTCCTATAGAACCGACGTAAGGTAGTGCAGAGTGAGGCAGGCACAGGTTATGACTACGTAGATTGAGATTGATCTCCCGCAGAGGATAACCCGACCCGACCACGACATAAAGATCATCCGGGACAATTTCCAGTAGGTTGTTAAGACGATCCGTGCGGACGATAATAAGGTCTTTGAAGGTCTCGCCAATAGGATCGATATGATTTCCGAAACCGGAGATATAGAGCCGTTGGCTCTTTTTGTTGGCAAGCTTGAAAAGAGTGGCTGCTTCTTGGGAGTTTTCGGGGTGAAATGTTGGGATCGATTTCTGATAGGTTAGACGATCATCCGGGAACTCGGACTCAATGATCTTGATAAACGAACTCGGCCTGGTCATGGGCGGAAGATAGGCATTGCGGCCGGGGTGTCAATGATAAGGTGTTGATGATACCTTGCATTCCATAAAAGATACTTGTGTCCCCTCCACAAAAAAGCCCGGCCGAGAACGGCCGGGCTTATGTATTCAAAGTAAGAGCGTAGTTGGCTTAGTACATGCCGGGCATGCCGCCGCCCATACCACCCATGCCGCCACCACCCATATCAGGCATCGGCTTGCTCTCTTCGGGCTTGTCAACCACAACGGCTTCCGTGGTCAGAAGTAGTCCGGCTATCGAAGCAGCATTCTCAAGAGCAGTGCGCGTGACCTTGGTCGGGTCCATGACACCGGCTTTGAGCATGTCTTCGTAAGTATCGGTCTGAGCATTGTAGCCAAAAGCACCAGATTCTTTGGCAACCTTGTTGACTACCACCGAACCTTCGGCACCGGCATTGGTAGAGATCTGACGAATCGGTTCTTCGAGCGAACGGCGAACGATATTTACACCGACCATCTCGTCTTCATCAACCTTGAAATTATCAAGGACCTTCATGGCCCGCAGGAAAGCCACGCCGCCACCGGGCACGATACCTTCTTCGACTGCAGCGCGGGTAGCATGAAGAGCATCCTCAACGCGAGCCTTCTTTTCTTTCATTTCGGTCTCGGTGGGTGCACCCACATCGATCACAGCCACACCGCCAGCCAGTTTGGCCAGACGTTCCTGCAGCTTCTCGCGGTCGTAGTCGGAAGTAGTGTCTTCGATCTGCTTGCGGATCTGACTAATGCGAGCCTTGATCTGATCCTTCTCACCGGCGCCTTCGACGATCGTGGTGTTGTCTTTATCGATCGTCATCTTTTTGGCGGTGCCGAGATCGGCCAAAACGGTGTTTTCGAGCTTGAAGCCCTTTTCCTCGGAGATGACATTAGCGCCGGTCAGAACAGCGATGTCTTCGAGCATAGCTTTACGACGATCACCAAACCCCGGAGCCTTGATGGCGGCCACTTTGATCGTGCCGCGCAGCTTGTTGACCACCAGCGTAGCCAGTGCCTCGCCTTCGACATCTTCAGCGATAATCATCAGCGGCTTGCCGCCCTGGGCAACCTTCTCCAGAAGCGGCAGAAGGTCTTTCATGTTTGAGATCTTCTTGTCGTAGATCAGGATCATCGGGTCTTCGATAACCGCTTCCATCGAATCCGGATCGGTCACGAAATACGGCGAGATATAGCCGCGATCAAATTGCATACCCTCGACCACTTCCAGAGTGGTTTCGGCGGATTTGGATTCCTCGACCGTGATGACACCGTCGTTGCCAACTTTTTCCATCGCTTCGGCGATCAAATCACCTATCTGTTTGTCATTGTTGGCTGAGATTGAACCCACTTGGGAGATCTCGTCTTTGCCGGAGACCGGCTTGGACATCTTCTTGATCTCTGTGCTGATGGCGAGGACCGCCTTGTCAATGCCGCGCTTGATGGCCATCGGGTTAGCTCCGGCGGTAACATTCTTGAGACCTTCGCGATAGATAGTCTGGGCGATCAGAGTCGCGGTGGTGGTTCCGTCACCGGCGTCGTCGGACGTCTTGGAAGCAACTTCCTTGACCATCTGGGCGCCGATGTTTTCAAATGAATCTTCCAACTCGATCTCTTTGGCCACAGTCACGCCGTCTTTAGTGACGGTCGGTGAACCGAACTTCTTGTCGATAACAACATTGCGACCCTTGGGACCAAGAGTCACCTTCACGGTGTCAGCCAGCTTATCAATACCAAGTTTGAGCTTGGCGCGGGCTACCGTATCAAAATCAATCAATTTTGCCATGATAATTTCTCCGTCTTCTTCTCGATTAGCTCTCTGCGATTATCGCAAAGATGTCGGACTCGCGCATGATGAGGTACTCCTCACCAGCGATTGAAACTTCGGTGCCGGTGTACTTGCCATAGAGGACCTTGTCGCCCTTCTTGACTTCCAGCGGGGTCTTCTTGCCGTCTTCATTGGTGCGGCCGGGACCGATTTCCATAATTTCACCCTGCATCGGCTTTTCTTTGGCCGTATCCGGGATGATGATTCCACCCTTCATGGTTTCACCCTCATCGAGGGGCTTGACCACTACGCGATCTGCAAGCGGTTTTACCTGCATGTTCTTACCTCCTGTTAGTGAGGGGACATCCCCTCCCTAAGTTAACTATGAAAGAGTCTTTTGTTTGCTTTCGAATGCGATCTTTATTGGTTCGCATTGCTAAGTAATCTTCTTACAATCCTTTCGGTCTTGTTAGCACTCATCTTCGTTGAGTGCTAACAGCGTGTCGAATATAGATTGAACGCGTAAACTGTCAAGAAGTTTCTGAGAAAATGAGCAAAAAAGTGAGTATTGTGGTCGATAACGGCAAAAAAACTGCCATTGTGGCAGGCCAAACTTCCGTCCCTCGTTTTTATATATCAATCATAAGCAGAATTAGTGGTATAGGAAGTATTGTAGACAGAATTGAAATATCAGGATAGGATTTGCATGGCTAACATAATTTACCCGGAATACGCACATAACCGGGGACCGGGTTATTGGTTGCGCCCTGGAAATTTGTGGGCTTCGCGGCGTAAACTTTTTCGCCCCGATCACTCTATCGAGTGGCGTCAGAACCACACCGCTGCATTTGCCGCCGATCAATTAGACTACTACAATGATGACGCCCGCTGTTCGGTCCCTTTTTCAGCTCTACTCGATAGAGACCCTGCCGCCAACAATGGCTTCCGCTTCATTATCATGGGTGATACCGGGGAGGGAGATCGTTCACAATACGGTCTGGTTCCATTGCTACGCGCTCTTCGTCCGGAGTTCATTCTCATCGCCGGTGATATTGTTTACCCGTCCGGGAAAACTGGTCGTGATCGGAATTCCGATGACTACCTGGCTGGTTTTTTCGAGCCGTACGCAAACCTCGGTATACCTATCTGGAGTATACCAGGGAACCATGAGTACTATAGCAAGGACAATGGTGGTGGGTATTTTGAAACATTCTGCGGAACCGGCTATGCTAAACGATGGCAAAATTTTGGTCTCAGGTTAGTGCGCCAACCGGGCTCTTTTTGGGAACTGAGAGAACCCTCAGGAAAGACCGGGGATTTGGTTGTAATCGGAATTGATACCGGTCTGCATGGAAACATTGATGGCCACCGTCGCAAGTGGAACAATCACCGGACCAGGAAATTCGATACGCCGGACAGCGAGCAGCTTAGTTGGCTACACCAACGCCTGAAACATGCCCAGCGGATGGACAATAAAGTGATAATAATGTTCCACATTCCATCGCTGGCCGATCAGGAACATCGGAGTGATTGCCATCTGAATGAACTCTATCGCACAATTGCAGCTTTCCCTTGTGTCAGACTGGTAGTTGCTGGCCACGTTCACAACTGGCAGTGGTATTCGCCGGACACAT encodes:
- a CDS encoding metallophosphoesterase — its product is MANIIYPEYAHNRGPGYWLRPGNLWASRRKLFRPDHSIEWRQNHTAAFAADQLDYYNDDARCSVPFSALLDRDPAANNGFRFIIMGDTGEGDRSQYGLVPLLRALRPEFILIAGDIVYPSGKTGRDRNSDDYLAGFFEPYANLGIPIWSIPGNHEYYSKDNGGGYFETFCGTGYAKRWQNFGLRLVRQPGSFWELREPSGKTGDLVVIGIDTGLHGNIDGHRRKWNNHRTRKFDTPDSEQLSWLHQRLKHAQRMDNKVIIMFHIPSLADQEHRSDCHLNELYRTIAAFPCVRLVVAGHVHNWQWYSPDTFARYLQEEYSIETEVKPYYAICGGGGAYLTTTDFDKRDYPCETAFPSRDDWRNNVGRWTSIVERLGWSRTIIGRIAGALDKGPLSDADLPAFLSVLLVEVRCDGGRNDIVVTPVFLRHVNDLFAHLPKDQIVRLQDDTNELVSMKAVNNCLQEPVFL
- the groES gene encoding co-chaperone GroES, whose protein sequence is MQVKPLADRVVVKPLDEGETMKGGIIIPDTAKEKPMQGEIMEIGPGRTNEDGKKTPLEVKKGDKVLYGKYTGTEVSIAGEEYLIMRESDIFAIIAES
- the groL gene encoding chaperonin GroEL (60 kDa chaperone family; promotes refolding of misfolded polypeptides especially under stressful conditions; forms two stacked rings of heptamers to form a barrel-shaped 14mer; ends can be capped by GroES; misfolded proteins enter the barrel where they are refolded when GroES binds), with protein sequence MAKLIDFDTVARAKLKLGIDKLADTVKVTLGPKGRNVVIDKKFGSPTVTKDGVTVAKEIELEDSFENIGAQMVKEVASKTSDDAGDGTTTATLIAQTIYREGLKNVTAGANPMAIKRGIDKAVLAISTEIKKMSKPVSGKDEISQVGSISANNDKQIGDLIAEAMEKVGNDGVITVEESKSAETTLEVVEGMQFDRGYISPYFVTDPDSMEAVIEDPMILIYDKKISNMKDLLPLLEKVAQGGKPLMIIAEDVEGEALATLVVNKLRGTIKVAAIKAPGFGDRRKAMLEDIAVLTGANVISEEKGFKLENTVLADLGTAKKMTIDKDNTTIVEGAGEKDQIKARISQIRKQIEDTTSDYDREKLQERLAKLAGGVAVIDVGAPTETEMKEKKARVEDALHATRAAVEEGIVPGGGVAFLRAMKVLDNFKVDEDEMVGVNIVRRSLEEPIRQISTNAGAEGSVVVNKVAKESGAFGYNAQTDTYEDMLKAGVMDPTKVTRTALENAASIAGLLLTTEAVVVDKPEESKPMPDMGGGGMGGMGGGMPGMY
- a CDS encoding FAD-binding oxidoreductase; protein product: MTRPSSFIKIIESEFPDDRLTYQKSIPTFHPENSQEAATLFKLANKKSQRLYISGFGNHIDPIGETFKDLIIVRTDRLNNLLEIVPDDLYVVVGSGYPLREINLNLRSHNLCLPHSALPYVGSIGGAVGTGLTGFMHDHDVPLAKYFIQAEIVTPQGEIIKPGSACFKSVSGYDIVKLYAGSWGLLGLIVSATFRVMPSTGADDFATMIQKEISRAGVLAALGDADDSADAIYSRKIKQKFDPNNILPLVR